The nucleotide sequence GTATAGGCGTCAATAATCTCGTCGGAAATCCAGGTGCTGTCGTCGGCCGAACGGGGAAACGAGCAGTGGCGCATGACCTGTTCAAAATCGGCATTAACGCGAATCTCAAACCGATTCTGATTCAGCACGGGCCGAAGGGAACGAGCGGGCTTATAGGAATCAATAGGAATGACGGCGCGGGGGTCGGGTGCGTACCAGTATAAGGTCCCGTCCGCGTCGGCCATGGGAAAGATGCCATTGATATACCCATAAATCAAATCGTCGGCGGTAAGCTTGCTCATGAATCTCTGGGCTGCGTCTTCCAACAAATATAGAAAAATAGTTGATAGTGGCTAGTTTAGGGCATAATCTGGTAACAACATGGGGTTGTTTATTGATGGACTGGCTGGATGCAGGTTTGCCCGACGCTGGAAAACCAGATTAAACCAAACCCTTTTTCGTCTGTCGAACGTTTATCAGAAAACATTCACAACCTGACATGAAAAAAGGACTCATTTTGCTGCTGGCCCTACCCTTGCTGTTCAGCCAGTGCGGAGTAAATAAACAGCTTTCGCAGGCGAAAGCGCTCGGCGACTGCCGGTACTCGATTGCCTCGGCCGACAGCGTTTACCTGGCTGGGGTCGACATTCGGCAGTTTCGTAAACTTGAGGATATCAACCCGGCCCGGTTTCCACGACTGGCGGCTGGTCTGCTAACCCGTAACGTGCCGCTGGACGCCCGGATCAATCTTGAGATTACGAACCCGACCAATAAGCTGGCCGGGATTAATCAGCTGGAATACCGGGTGTTGCTGGCTGGGCAGGAATTGTTCAATGGATTTCTGAACCAGCGGATAGAGGTGCAGCCCGGCGGTGGCAAAACGCAGGTGCCAGTGCGGATCAGTGCCAATGCGTATCAACTGTTTACGGACCCTAAAACCCGTGACTCCTTTACGCAACTGGTTCAGAATATGTCTGGCAATGCCGATGCAAAACCGTCGAAGCTGACCATCAAGATCAAGCCAACACTGGGGTTAGGCAGTAAACAGATTAATTACCCCGGCTATATCACCGTTGATCAGGAGGTAACTAATAAAATTCTGCTCGGTAGCTAGAAAGAATTGATTCGCATTCAGTAGCATTTTGTTTGCCCCGGCTTTAAAGACCGGGGCAATTTTTTGTCTGCCTCTTAATTTGTACGGTCTCCTAATCTGATAAAACTCGCTTTTTATGCGCCGAATCCTGCTGACCCTCCTGCTGGCGGCTTCAACAATACTTGCTGAAGCTCAGACGAACGCCATAAAAATCACCCATGACGAAGCCAGAAAGCGCGTTGACGTCACGGTTGATGGCAAACCTTTTACGGCCTATATCTACCCCGGCCCAACGGTTCTTAAGAAGCCGGTGCTCTATCCTATTCTGTCGGCGGGCGGTAACCCCATTACGCGGGGCTGGCCGCTCGACCCCCGGCCCGGCGAGCGGGTTGACCATCCGCACCACGTGGGTATGTGGTTCAACTACGGCGATGTGAATGGACACGACTTCTGGAACAACTCCACCGACATCGGACCGGAACATAAAGGACCATTCGGGACAATTGTGCACACGGGAATTACGTCTACCAAAAACGGCAAAGGTCAGGGCGAACTGGTCGTTACAGCCGACTGGCTCGATAAGGACGGCAACGTGATGCTTCAGGAAACCACCACGTTTCAGTTCCGGGCGGACGCCAACAGTCGCACTATCGACCGTATTACGTCGCTCAAAGCCGGTCCGAAGGATGTCGTGTTCAAAGACAACAAAGAAGGGATGATTGCCGTACGGATGGCGCGTCAGCTAGAGATGCCGTCGACCAAACCGGAAGTGTTTACCGACGCACAGGGCGTGGCTACCAAGGTGCCGGCCATGAATAACGCGGGCGTTACGGGCATGTACCACAGCAGCGAAGGCGTCGAGGGCGACGCTGTCTGGGGAACCCGCGGGCGCTGGGTCAACCTGACCGGAACGCTGGGCAGCGAACCGGTATCAGTTGTTCTGATTGACCATCCGCAGAACGTTGGCTATCCAACTTACTGGCACGCCCGGGGTTATGGGCTTTTTGCGGCTAACCCGCTTGGCC is from Spirosoma taeanense and encodes:
- a CDS encoding DUF6807 domain-containing protein — translated: MRRILLTLLLAASTILAEAQTNAIKITHDEARKRVDVTVDGKPFTAYIYPGPTVLKKPVLYPILSAGGNPITRGWPLDPRPGERVDHPHHVGMWFNYGDVNGHDFWNNSTDIGPEHKGPFGTIVHTGITSTKNGKGQGELVVTADWLDKDGNVMLQETTTFQFRADANSRTIDRITSLKAGPKDVVFKDNKEGMIAVRMARQLEMPSTKPEVFTDAQGVATKVPAMNNAGVTGMYHSSEGVEGDAVWGTRGRWVNLTGTLGSEPVSVVLIDHPQNVGYPTYWHARGYGLFAANPLGPSVLSSGKAPAMNYTLPSGKSVTFRYRLLIASGNMPEAAINQRLSDFSNL